In the genome of Candidatus Nitrosotenuis sp. DW1, one region contains:
- a CDS encoding DUF6659 family protein, protein MQLTKKELQEICYKISAISPYIRFVGVIGKNGKLLAYKRKEGLKPFLNAKSTTSQFSHIAIKTGMEREFDKSLGQVEFVWEERKKVQTISFAIKKHKVWVSIDKKVIRSEMLRIIDSCLPLVRNYS, encoded by the coding sequence ATGCAATTGACAAAAAAAGAACTGCAAGAAATTTGTTACAAGATTTCAGCAATAAGCCCATACATCAGATTTGTCGGAGTGATAGGAAAGAACGGCAAACTACTTGCATACAAAAGAAAAGAGGGATTAAAGCCGTTTTTGAATGCAAAAAGTACGACTAGCCAGTTCTCCCACATTGCAATTAAAACAGGCATGGAGAGGGAATTTGATAAAAGCTTGGGCCAAGTCGAGTTTGTCTGGGAGGAAAGAAAAAAAGTCCAGACAATTTCATTTGCAATAAAAAAACACAAGGTTTGGGTATCAATTGACAAGAAAGTGATTCGCTCAGAAATGCTGAGAATTATCGACTCGTGCCTTCCATTAGTTAGAAATTACTCGTAA
- a CDS encoding ABC transporter ATP-binding protein produces MTQFLAVDGLNTHYVTEKGDVHAVEDVSFSLEDGESIGIAGESACGKSTLGLSIIRMVPGGKIVSGKILLDGDSILELSEDEFDKKQRWKKISMVFQGAMNSLDPVFTVSQQLSDVLKQHDFDGDYSDTMKWAVRSVGLKEDILQKYPHELSGGMKQRVVIAMALLLRPKIMIADEPTTALDVLVQAQILNLLKCLKKEGMSIMLISHDLSTISEVCEKVGIMYGGKMIEFGTSREIFEKPKHPYTQALIQSIPRLHGTEKPKYIPGSPPNLLDPNPGCRFIDRCPHVMEKCKKDPPKFNTESGYVMCWLYE; encoded by the coding sequence ATGACACAATTTTTGGCAGTTGATGGCCTAAACACGCACTATGTCACAGAGAAAGGCGATGTGCACGCAGTGGAGGATGTTAGTTTTAGTTTAGAGGATGGAGAATCAATTGGGATTGCAGGGGAGAGCGCATGCGGTAAGAGCACATTGGGCCTATCTATAATCCGAATGGTTCCTGGGGGCAAAATCGTCTCTGGCAAGATTTTGTTGGATGGTGATTCCATTCTGGAGTTGTCTGAAGATGAATTTGATAAAAAACAACGCTGGAAAAAGATCTCAATGGTATTTCAGGGAGCAATGAACTCACTTGATCCCGTGTTTACCGTGTCTCAGCAACTCTCAGACGTTCTAAAGCAGCATGATTTCGATGGTGACTATTCTGATACCATGAAATGGGCGGTGCGTTCTGTTGGCCTCAAAGAAGATATTTTACAAAAATATCCTCATGAATTGAGCGGCGGAATGAAGCAACGCGTAGTCATCGCAATGGCATTGCTGCTGAGGCCAAAAATTATGATTGCAGACGAGCCAACAACTGCCTTAGACGTACTTGTTCAAGCGCAAATCCTCAACTTGCTCAAATGTCTGAAAAAAGAAGGAATGTCAATCATGCTGATTTCCCATGATCTGTCGACAATTTCTGAGGTTTGTGAAAAAGTTGGAATAATGTATGGGGGCAAGATGATTGAGTTTGGAACATCGCGTGAAATATTTGAGAAGCCAAAGCATCCGTATACACAAGCTCTAATTCAATCCATTCCGCGATTACACGGGACTGAAAAACCAAAATACATTCCGGGCAGCCCACCAAATCTACTTGATCCAAACCCTGGATGCAGATTCATTGACCGATGTCCTCATGTAATGGAAAAATGTAAAAAAGATCCACCAAAATTCAACACCGAATCTGGCTACGTGATGTGCTGGCTTTACGAGTAA
- a CDS encoding response regulator: protein MDDDADLLKVMSEVITTLGYGTILASNGQEAVLQFEKHVPNLVFMDAKMPILDGYDAFFRIRNKFPNANIIMMTGFADHARWKEVKSACAIYLLEKPWSTEFLSELIRRHVSTKISC, encoded by the coding sequence GTGGATGACGATGCTGATCTTCTAAAAGTTATGTCCGAAGTGATAACCACGTTAGGATACGGTACAATTTTAGCAAGTAATGGGCAGGAAGCTGTCTTACAATTTGAAAAACACGTGCCAAATCTTGTATTCATGGATGCAAAAATGCCAATACTGGATGGATATGATGCATTTTTTCGCATAAGGAACAAATTCCCAAATGCAAACATAATCATGATGACGGGATTTGCTGATCATGCAAGATGGAAGGAAGTAAAATCCGCTTGTGCCATTTATTTATTAGAAAAACCATGGTCTACTGAATTTCTCTCTGAACTGATAAGAAGACACGTGTCTACAAAAATATCCTGTTAG
- a CDS encoding sensor histidine kinase, producing MKYSVKKHDRVNTNLKQAQENTTKINKIGMVNEKINFLNEELEIATDRIHTQDAELEIATDRIHTQDAELEKAAKLSAIGLLSSQIAHDLRSPLSIIESSLWLLRQKDLTEFQTDKLDVIDRAINKMKSEITRTLSFVKNTPLEIETCLISDIINSTLSNINLPKSVRIKTTNDGVRIDCDPKKLETVFTNLFNNAVEAMSKSGDISIKVIESQNSITIKIQNSGPTIPKEVLPKLFTPLYTTKQGGMGLGLSSCKNIITQHAGTITVSREPTVFTITLPKNLSSVESV from the coding sequence GTGAAGTATTCAGTAAAAAAACACGACAGAGTCAACACCAATCTAAAACAAGCCCAAGAAAATACAACAAAAATCAACAAAATTGGAATGGTAAATGAAAAAATTAATTTTCTAAATGAAGAGCTGGAAATTGCAACAGATCGAATACACACGCAAGACGCAGAGCTGGAAATTGCAACAGATCGAATACACACGCAAGACGCAGAGCTGGAAAAAGCTGCGAAATTATCTGCGATAGGTTTGCTTTCAAGTCAAATCGCTCACGATCTTAGATCCCCCCTATCCATAATCGAGTCATCTCTGTGGCTACTTAGACAAAAAGACTTGACAGAATTTCAAACCGACAAACTTGATGTAATAGACAGGGCCATCAATAAAATGAAGAGTGAAATAACCAGAACGCTAAGCTTTGTGAAAAATACCCCATTGGAAATAGAAACGTGTTTAATTTCAGATATCATTAATTCTACTCTCTCTAACATCAATTTACCCAAATCTGTAAGAATAAAAACCACCAACGATGGTGTGAGGATAGACTGTGATCCTAAAAAACTAGAGACAGTATTTACAAACTTGTTTAACAATGCAGTTGAGGCAATGAGTAAATCCGGAGACATATCTATCAAAGTAATTGAAAGCCAAAATTCAATTACCATCAAAATACAAAACTCAGGTCCCACCATTCCCAAAGAGGTATTGCCAAAACTGTTTACGCCTTTATATACTACCAAACAAGGCGGAATGGGGCTTGGCCTTTCAAGCTGCAAGAACATCATAACCCAACATGCCGGAACGATAACTGTGAGCAGGGAACCAACGGTTTTTACAATCACATTACCAAAAAATTTGTCATCTGTTGAAAGTGTTTGA
- a CDS encoding transcription elongation factor NusA has translation MQVPICNFDAKNAILCPQCESKVESGQLTKADVDASIKLAKLAKTNSEIDKFSLFSCREVSGDFVLYLSKADIDIIRQSRVLYRTLQNEFSGKIWLVESEANDRKFIEDLFFPIRILSINVVWVPGGIQKTKVIVSGKWTVKFPIDINRVINIVKQVRQLDIVIEFEDGQRK, from the coding sequence TTGCAAGTTCCAATATGTAATTTTGATGCAAAAAACGCAATCTTGTGCCCCCAGTGCGAGTCAAAGGTCGAATCAGGCCAGCTGACAAAAGCAGATGTGGATGCCTCAATAAAGCTTGCAAAACTTGCAAAAACAAATTCAGAGATAGACAAGTTTTCCTTGTTTTCATGTAGAGAAGTATCAGGCGATTTTGTACTATACTTGTCAAAAGCAGATATCGATATCATAAGACAGAGCAGAGTGCTCTACAGAACTCTGCAGAACGAGTTCTCAGGAAAAATTTGGCTCGTAGAATCAGAGGCAAACGATAGAAAGTTCATCGAGGATTTGTTCTTTCCAATAAGGATTCTATCCATAAACGTGGTTTGGGTTCCGGGAGGAATTCAGAAAACCAAGGTAATCGTGTCTGGAAAGTGGACTGTAAAGTTCCCAATTGACATAAACAGAGTCATAAACATTGTAAAGCAGGTCCGCCAACTGGACATAGTAATAGAATTTGAGGACGGTCAGAGAAAATGA
- the aspS gene encoding aspartate--tRNA(Asn) ligase produces the protein MKFKKTHNIDEISASMEGQDVVIGGWVEDLRKLGKLAFLTVRDVTGLAQVIAKDATSIPEDLTRQSVIMVSGTIQSTKARDFKFEIKANGIDILTKAVHPLPIDPIGRLESNIDNRLNARALDLRNQRVAAIFKIRHHVLASLRRILSQKRFIEVTTPKIIGSASEGGANLFSLEYFGKKGYLAQSPQLYKEQLTIGLERVFEIASFYRAEKSHTGRHLSEFTSIDIEAAFMDYTDVIDVLESLVVSVFNDIVENCAEELKTLERDLKVPQQPFERVTYQQVLGELAKEGITVQFGEDLLDSHLKIIGNNHPGFFFLIDWPMKLKPFYIHEKDENPELSRSFDLQYGYLELSSGGTRLHDPDKLRSRLAEQGLDPVNFEDHLRAFDWGMPPHSGWGMGLDRLMAVIIGTDNVREVVLYPRDPERLSP, from the coding sequence ATGAAATTCAAGAAAACTCACAACATTGACGAAATATCGGCAAGCATGGAAGGGCAAGATGTGGTAATCGGTGGGTGGGTAGAAGACCTCAGAAAGCTTGGAAAGCTTGCATTTCTCACAGTGCGCGACGTGACTGGGCTTGCCCAGGTAATTGCCAAAGACGCCACAAGCATACCAGAGGACTTGACAAGACAAAGTGTCATCATGGTGAGCGGAACCATCCAGAGCACAAAGGCCCGCGATTTTAAATTTGAGATAAAGGCAAACGGAATTGACATCTTAACAAAGGCGGTGCACCCGCTCCCAATTGATCCAATCGGAAGACTTGAGAGCAACATCGACAACAGGTTAAATGCAAGGGCACTAGACTTGAGAAATCAAAGGGTTGCCGCGATTTTTAAGATAAGACATCATGTCCTGGCATCCTTGAGAAGAATCCTCTCGCAAAAAAGATTCATCGAGGTAACAACACCAAAAATAATCGGCAGCGCAAGCGAGGGCGGCGCAAATCTTTTCTCACTAGAGTATTTTGGGAAAAAAGGTTACCTTGCACAAAGCCCGCAATTATACAAAGAGCAGTTGACCATCGGCCTTGAGCGAGTGTTCGAAATTGCGTCGTTTTACCGCGCAGAAAAGTCACACACGGGAAGACACCTGAGCGAATTTACCAGCATAGACATAGAGGCAGCATTTATGGACTATACCGATGTGATTGATGTTTTAGAATCGCTTGTTGTTTCTGTGTTCAATGATATCGTGGAAAATTGCGCCGAAGAGCTAAAAACTCTAGAGAGGGATCTCAAAGTTCCGCAGCAGCCATTTGAGAGGGTCACGTATCAGCAGGTTCTAGGAGAATTGGCAAAGGAGGGAATTACCGTTCAGTTTGGCGAGGATCTTTTGGACTCGCATTTGAAAATAATCGGCAACAACCATCCAGGATTTTTCTTTTTGATTGACTGGCCGATGAAGCTAAAGCCGTTTTACATTCATGAAAAAGACGAAAACCCAGAGTTATCAAGGTCGTTTGACTTGCAGTACGGATACTTGGAATTATCATCAGGCGGAACAAGGCTCCATGATCCTGACAAGCTAAGGTCACGCCTTGCAGAACAGGGACTGGATCCTGTAAACTTTGAGGATCACCTAAGGGCCTTTGACTGGGGCATGCCGCCACACTCTGGGTGGGGGATGGGCCTTGACAGACTAATGGCAGTAATAATTGGAACAGACAACGTCAGAGAGGTTGTCTTGTATCCGCGAGACCCAGAAAGACTAAGCCCATAA
- a CDS encoding 2-isopropylmalate synthase, protein MRVRIFDTTLRDGEQTPGVALSPEKKLEIAKKLDELGVDAIEAGFPVISEGEQQAIRLITKANLSAEICGLARTTKKDIDAAIDCGLNYIHTFIATSDIHLQYKLKMTRDEALAKAIEAVEYGKSHGLQVEFSAEDATRSDREFLKHVFSEVAKAGADRIDIPDTVGYSTPQYIAEITKDAIAASHLPISVHCHNDFGLAVANAISGIQAGAQCAHVTINGIGERAGNASLEELVMALQCLPFGHGQKWETGINTKLLYETSKFVSNLVGIKVQPNKAIVGENAFGHESGIHTHGILNNPLTYEPISPELVGRTRWLQVGKHAGVHGVSAMLEEYGVKASETQLKLILDKVKAIGDQGKQVTEVELLSIANELLSEHPIKRIVQLTGFSVSTGIGTMPYAFVKLNIDGTDYSGTDYGVGPVDAALNAIQKITGEIAKVRVKEYKLDSISGGADALCEVTIKVDDAYGNVASAKSIGEDIVTTSVQAVIEGINRIMFKKTLKQKKIGN, encoded by the coding sequence TTGAGAGTTAGGATTTTTGACACCACATTACGTGACGGAGAGCAAACACCTGGCGTTGCATTGTCGCCGGAGAAGAAACTTGAAATTGCAAAAAAGCTAGACGAGCTTGGCGTAGATGCAATAGAGGCTGGATTTCCAGTAATATCCGAAGGTGAACAACAAGCAATTAGGCTAATAACGAAGGCAAACCTTTCTGCAGAGATTTGCGGCCTTGCACGAACAACCAAGAAAGACATAGATGCGGCAATAGACTGCGGACTAAACTACATCCACACATTCATCGCAACATCTGACATTCACTTACAGTACAAGCTCAAAATGACTAGAGATGAGGCGCTAGCTAAGGCAATAGAGGCAGTTGAATATGGGAAATCTCATGGCTTGCAAGTTGAATTTTCAGCAGAGGATGCAACAAGATCCGACCGTGAATTCCTAAAGCATGTATTTTCTGAAGTGGCAAAGGCAGGGGCAGACCGAATAGACATTCCAGATACCGTCGGATACTCTACACCTCAGTATATTGCAGAAATTACAAAGGACGCAATTGCAGCATCACACTTGCCGATCAGTGTTCACTGTCACAATGACTTTGGGTTGGCAGTTGCAAACGCCATATCCGGAATCCAGGCCGGAGCACAATGTGCACACGTTACAATTAACGGAATTGGGGAGAGGGCAGGAAATGCATCGCTTGAGGAACTTGTCATGGCATTGCAATGTTTGCCTTTTGGACATGGGCAAAAATGGGAGACTGGGATCAACACCAAATTACTATACGAAACCTCCAAGTTTGTCTCAAACCTAGTTGGAATCAAAGTTCAGCCAAACAAGGCAATTGTAGGCGAAAACGCGTTTGGCCACGAGTCTGGGATTCACACGCATGGAATTTTGAATAATCCGCTTACATACGAGCCAATAAGTCCTGAGTTGGTTGGCAGAACACGATGGCTTCAAGTGGGAAAACACGCCGGAGTTCACGGAGTGTCTGCAATGCTTGAAGAATACGGCGTAAAGGCAAGTGAGACGCAGCTAAAGCTAATCTTGGATAAGGTAAAGGCAATTGGAGATCAAGGAAAACAGGTGACCGAAGTCGAATTACTATCAATAGCAAACGAACTATTGTCTGAGCACCCGATAAAAAGAATAGTTCAACTAACAGGATTTTCCGTCTCTACTGGAATCGGCACAATGCCGTATGCGTTTGTCAAGCTAAACATTGATGGCACTGATTACAGTGGAACAGATTATGGTGTGGGTCCAGTCGATGCCGCACTAAATGCTATACAAAAGATTACCGGCGAGATTGCCAAGGTGCGAGTCAAAGAATACAAACTCGATTCAATTTCAGGCGGTGCAGATGCGTTATGTGAGGTTACCATAAAGGTGGATGATGCATATGGGAACGTGGCATCTGCAAAATCAATCGGTGAGGATATAGTAACTACTAGTGTTCAGGCAGTAATTGAAGGAATTAATCGAATAATGTTCAAAAAAACACTAAAACAAAAAAAGATCGGAAACTAG
- the ilvN gene encoding acetolactate synthase small subunit, with product MWAILSILVENKPGILFKVTHLFRSRNFNIDSISVGTTQNPEFSKMTITTIGDEKQIEQIVKQLDKMIDTIEVKRLDDKKTVYRELVLFRVKVSKASDTMEINNIANSFGAKIHDARKDSIMLELTATPDQIENLQELLSKYEILDMAKTGVAALQRGGD from the coding sequence ATGTGGGCAATACTTTCAATACTTGTCGAAAACAAACCTGGGATTCTCTTTAAGGTGACTCATCTTTTCAGGTCAAGGAACTTTAACATAGATAGCATCTCAGTTGGAACAACGCAAAACCCCGAGTTCTCCAAGATGACAATCACCACAATAGGCGATGAAAAGCAGATTGAACAAATTGTAAAACAGCTTGACAAAATGATTGACACCATCGAGGTAAAGCGTCTAGATGACAAAAAAACCGTATATAGAGAATTGGTCTTATTTAGAGTTAAAGTATCAAAGGCATCTGATACCATGGAGATAAACAATATTGCAAATTCATTTGGGGCAAAAATCCACGACGCGAGAAAGGATTCCATCATGCTAGAATTGACTGCCACCCCTGATCAAATAGAAAACCTTCAAGAACTATTGTCCAAATACGAAATCTTGGACATGGCAAAAACTGGCGTTGCTGCATTACAGAGGGGTGGAGATTGA
- the ilvB gene encoding biosynthetic-type acetolactate synthase large subunit: METISGARALMKALEKEGVKEVFGLPGGANLPMYDELYKSNIRHILVRHEQSAAHMADGFGRVSRKPGVCFATSGPGATNIITGLATAQADSSPMVAITGQVPVNMIGRDAFQESDIIGIANPVVKYSFQPRHASEIPTVVKKGFYIAETGRPGAVLIDIPKDVQQNEAQMEFPDEIKIRGYHPWTDPDVVAIEKAITLLLSSSKPVILAGGGVIISGAFAELQSLAEMLMIPVVSTFKGKGAFPETHPLSVGPIGMHGHAEANKIMAEADCVLAIGTRFSDRSVGTFTEFEKHLKIIHLDVDPAEIGKNQTTSVAVVGDVKASLRIFLRLLLQKATKKSEHNVWFDHVTEVKEYWRQNLKLHPGELTAAKILRKLREVLPHQSIVTTEVGQHQMWASLFYDVIHPGTFFSSTGLGTMGWGFPAAIGAKTARPDLPVVDIAGDGSFNMTENSLATSVLDNLPVIVFLVNNYTLGMVAQWQRTFYDRRMIGVDQKHCPDYVKLAESYGAQGIRVGSLDELGNAIKAGLKSDVATVIDIPIDPEEDVLPFVAPGTSLKDMILPS; encoded by the coding sequence ATGGAAACAATCTCTGGCGCTCGCGCATTAATGAAAGCATTGGAAAAGGAAGGTGTTAAGGAAGTCTTCGGCTTACCGGGAGGTGCAAACCTACCGATGTACGACGAGTTGTACAAAAGTAACATCCGTCACATACTTGTCAGACACGAACAATCAGCTGCACACATGGCAGATGGGTTTGGCAGGGTTAGCAGAAAGCCAGGTGTGTGCTTTGCAACTTCAGGACCTGGAGCAACTAACATAATAACGGGACTTGCTACCGCACAGGCAGACTCCTCCCCAATGGTTGCAATCACAGGCCAGGTGCCAGTCAACATGATTGGACGCGACGCGTTTCAGGAAAGTGACATTATCGGAATTGCTAATCCTGTGGTAAAGTATTCATTTCAACCAAGACATGCATCTGAAATTCCGACCGTTGTCAAAAAAGGATTTTACATTGCAGAGACAGGACGTCCTGGCGCCGTATTAATTGACATTCCAAAAGATGTGCAGCAAAACGAGGCACAAATGGAATTTCCAGACGAGATCAAAATTCGCGGATATCATCCATGGACTGATCCTGACGTTGTTGCAATAGAAAAAGCAATTACCTTGTTACTATCGTCAAGCAAGCCCGTCATTTTGGCAGGTGGAGGGGTGATAATTTCAGGAGCATTTGCAGAATTACAATCCCTCGCAGAAATGCTAATGATTCCAGTCGTCTCTACATTCAAAGGAAAGGGCGCATTTCCAGAAACTCATCCGTTATCTGTAGGACCGATAGGCATGCACGGTCATGCAGAGGCAAATAAAATAATGGCAGAGGCTGACTGTGTTCTTGCAATCGGAACACGATTCTCCGACAGATCAGTTGGAACGTTTACAGAATTTGAAAAGCACCTAAAGATCATCCACCTTGACGTGGATCCTGCAGAAATAGGAAAGAACCAAACTACAAGCGTTGCAGTGGTGGGCGATGTCAAGGCATCATTGAGAATATTTCTCAGATTGTTGCTTCAAAAGGCAACTAAAAAGTCAGAACATAACGTATGGTTTGATCACGTAACTGAGGTAAAAGAATACTGGAGACAAAACTTGAAGCTACACCCCGGTGAGCTTACAGCTGCAAAAATTCTAAGGAAATTACGCGAAGTCTTGCCGCACCAATCGATTGTTACAACCGAAGTAGGGCAACACCAAATGTGGGCGTCATTGTTCTATGATGTAATACATCCTGGAACTTTCTTTAGCTCAACTGGTTTGGGAACTATGGGATGGGGATTTCCAGCAGCGATTGGAGCAAAAACTGCAAGGCCTGACTTGCCAGTAGTGGACATTGCAGGCGATGGAAGCTTTAACATGACTGAAAACTCATTGGCAACATCCGTTCTTGATAACTTGCCTGTGATTGTATTTCTAGTAAACAACTACACCTTGGGGATGGTTGCCCAGTGGCAGAGAACCTTCTATGATAGGAGGATGATTGGCGTTGATCAAAAACACTGTCCTGACTATGTCAAGCTTGCAGAGTCATACGGGGCACAGGGAATTAGGGTGGGAAGCCTCGACGAATTGGGCAACGCAATCAAGGCAGGACTAAAGAGCGACGTAGCAACCGTAATTGATATTCCAATTGACCCAGAAGAAGACGTGCTTCCCTTCGTTGCACCCGGCACCTCACTTAAGGACATGATATTACCATCGTAG
- a CDS encoding YybH family protein: MLKLGTLQAKSILSDREEIIKIIETFFEVGKTKDLAPLREIQLDDNSFSSFSDVPPYDLKDFKTTISLEELRFISISDYDHQIRNPKISVFGDVAVVAFELTQKGMLIDNKAYTGEHILIDGRATFVLIKKPTWKIVHIHLSRVP; encoded by the coding sequence ATGCTTAAACTCGGCACGCTCCAAGCAAAATCGATTTTGTCAGACAGGGAAGAAATCATCAAAATAATTGAAACTTTTTTCGAGGTGGGAAAAACAAAAGACTTGGCACCTCTAAGGGAGATTCAGCTTGACGACAACAGTTTTTCTAGCTTTAGCGACGTTCCGCCATACGATCTCAAGGACTTTAAGACGACCATATCGCTAGAGGAGCTGCGATTCATCAGCATATCAGATTACGACCACCAAATAAGAAATCCAAAGATAAGCGTATTTGGAGACGTGGCAGTAGTCGCGTTTGAGCTGACACAGAAAGGAATGCTAATAGACAACAAGGCGTACACTGGTGAGCACATCCTAATTGACGGCAGAGCAACATTTGTCCTGATAAAAAAGCCAACGTGGAAAATAGTTCACATCCATCTTTCTAGAGTACCGTAA
- the lsrF gene encoding 3-hydroxy-5-phosphonooxypentane-2,4-dione thiolase: MDWGLKNRIASIIKPTNNRGVMLAIDHGYFLGPTEKLEVPKRTISPLLKYCDSLMVTRGIVRTSVDPNFPVPIVLRVSGGSSIIGEDLSNEKITTSVKDAVRINASALAMSIFVGAKYEHNSLVSLGNLVNEAEEYGLPVLAVTAVGKELAKRDARYLSLSCRIAAEFGAHIVKTYYCDNFEKVVNSCPVPVIIAGGPKIPERDALALTYNGIKAGAAGVDMGRNIWQSQYPIPMIRAVRAIVHSNYNLNQAYELFKKLCKEYPVRNNPQNFPGRLPQNQQRPQQNQPKPQQNQQRPPQKPQQPKPQQNQPRPPQNSSQSHSKTNNVHHKSHNSQSHNRTNQDLHKNSSQSHSKTNNVHHKRHSNQNHNNSLSQNHRNQNQKNNQSQLRQKHNKFLQLFCFDYGTLERWM, encoded by the coding sequence ATGGATTGGGGTTTAAAAAACAGAATTGCAAGCATAATCAAGCCAACCAATAACAGGGGCGTAATGCTTGCCATAGATCATGGTTATTTTTTAGGACCGACAGAGAAGCTTGAAGTTCCAAAGCGAACAATTAGTCCTTTACTGAAGTATTGTGATTCGTTGATGGTGACAAGAGGAATTGTCAGGACATCAGTTGATCCCAACTTTCCGGTTCCGATAGTGCTGCGCGTTTCAGGTGGCTCTAGCATAATTGGGGAGGATCTCTCAAATGAAAAAATCACGACAAGTGTAAAAGACGCAGTTAGAATTAATGCAAGTGCACTTGCGATGTCTATATTTGTCGGTGCAAAATATGAGCACAACTCTCTAGTCAGTCTTGGGAATCTGGTAAATGAAGCAGAAGAATACGGGCTACCAGTTTTAGCAGTGACTGCTGTAGGAAAGGAACTCGCAAAAAGAGACGCACGTTATCTTTCACTATCATGTCGAATTGCAGCCGAATTTGGCGCACATATAGTCAAGACATATTATTGTGATAACTTTGAAAAAGTTGTAAACAGCTGTCCTGTACCTGTGATAATTGCAGGCGGACCAAAGATTCCAGAGCGTGATGCGTTGGCATTGACGTACAATGGAATCAAGGCAGGCGCAGCAGGAGTTGACATGGGCAGGAACATTTGGCAATCCCAATACCCAATCCCAATGATTCGTGCAGTGCGAGCAATAGTTCACTCTAACTATAATCTCAACCAAGCATACGAGTTATTCAAAAAACTCTGCAAGGAATATCCTGTAAGGAACAATCCGCAGAATTTCCCAGGACGACTGCCACAAAACCAGCAACGACCACAGCAAAACCAACCAAAGCCACAGCAAAACCAGCAACGTCCACCACAAAAGCCACAACAGCCAAAGCCACAACAGAACCAACCAAGACCTCCACAAAACAGCAGCCAAAGCCACAGCAAAACCAACAACGTCCACCACAAAAGCCACAACAGCCAAAGCCACAACAGAACCAACCAAGACCTCCACAAAAACAGCAGCCAAAGCCACAGCAAAACCAACAACGTCCACCACAAAAGACACAGCAACCAAAACCACAACAACAGTCTAAGCCAAAACCACAGAAATCAGAACCAAAAAAACAACCAGAGCCAGCTGCGGCAAAAACACAATAAATTTTTACAACTTTTCTGTTTTGATTACGGTACTCTAGAAAGATGGATGTGA